A region of Crenobacter cavernae DNA encodes the following proteins:
- a CDS encoding thiamine pyrophosphate-dependent enzyme: protein VKKISVGICGDAKAAAIALTARLANRTLACDASREQRADAIATEKAAWEKELDDWTHERDPFSLDMIDENANERTFNGGEYLHPRQVLRELEKAMPDDVMVSTDIGNINSVANSYLRFDKPRSFFAAMSWGNCGYAFPTIIGAKVAAPHRPAVSYAGDGAWGMSLMETMTCVRHQIPVTAVVFHNRQWGAEKKNQVDFYNRRFVAGELDNQSFAAIAQAMGAEGIVVDRLEDVGPALKKAIDLQMNHGKTCIIEILCTRELGDPFRRDALAKPVRLLDKYKDYV, encoded by the coding sequence GTGAAGAAGATCTCGGTCGGCATCTGCGGCGACGCCAAGGCCGCCGCGATCGCGCTGACCGCACGCCTGGCGAACCGCACGCTCGCCTGCGACGCGTCGCGCGAGCAGCGCGCCGATGCGATCGCCACCGAGAAGGCGGCCTGGGAGAAGGAGCTCGACGACTGGACCCACGAGCGCGATCCGTTCAGCCTCGACATGATCGACGAGAACGCCAATGAAAGGACCTTCAACGGCGGCGAGTATTTGCACCCGCGCCAGGTGCTGCGCGAGCTCGAGAAGGCGATGCCGGACGATGTGATGGTGTCGACCGATATCGGCAACATCAACTCGGTCGCCAACAGCTATCTGCGCTTCGACAAGCCGCGCAGCTTCTTCGCCGCGATGAGCTGGGGCAACTGCGGCTACGCGTTCCCGACCATCATCGGCGCCAAGGTCGCCGCGCCGCACCGCCCGGCCGTCTCCTACGCCGGCGACGGCGCCTGGGGCATGAGCCTGATGGAAACCATGACCTGCGTCCGGCACCAGATCCCGGTCACCGCGGTGGTGTTCCACAACCGCCAGTGGGGCGCCGAGAAGAAGAACCAGGTCGACTTCTACAACCGCCGCTTCGTCGCCGGCGAACTCGACAACCAGAGCTTCGCCGCCATCGCCCAAGCGATGGGCGCCGAAGGCATCGTGGTCGACCGGCTCGAGGACGTCGGCCCGGCGCTGAAGAAGGCGATCGACCTGCAGATGAACCACGGCAAGACCTGCATCATCGAGATCCTGTGCACCCGCGAGCTCGGCGACCCGTTCCGTCGCGACGCGCTCGCCAAACCGGTGCGCCTGCTCGACAAGTACAAGGACTACGTCTAA
- the pta gene encoding phosphate acetyltransferase, translated as MKAINRIIDSARAAPKRIVLCEGDDARILKAAQRATREGTARILLVGDAGRIRRIAADEGVDLAGMELVDPATSALTPSFAQKLFALRQKKGMTLEEAKREVLKPLCFANLMVRLDHADGSVAGAVHTTADVVRHAIQIIGVDPSFKLVSSFFLMMLCEPFHTLKGGLIFSDCGLVVDPDAHELSEIAMAAADSARSLLMDEPRVAMLSFSTSGSAKHAAVDKVVEAARRVRELRPGLAIDGDVQLDAAIVAEIANRKVDNSAVKGRANVLVFPSLEAGNIGYKLAERVGGAKAIGPLLQGLQKPANDLSRGCSADDVFYVIAVTVVQAQTAAERLPDEKRS; from the coding sequence ATGAAAGCGATCAACCGCATCATCGACAGCGCCCGCGCGGCCCCCAAGCGCATCGTGCTGTGCGAAGGCGACGATGCGCGCATCCTGAAGGCGGCGCAACGCGCCACCCGCGAAGGCACTGCCCGCATCCTGCTGGTGGGGGACGCCGGCCGCATCCGCCGAATCGCCGCCGACGAAGGCGTCGACCTTGCCGGCATGGAGCTGGTCGACCCGGCCACCTCTGCGCTCACGCCGTCCTTTGCGCAGAAGCTGTTCGCGCTGCGCCAGAAGAAGGGCATGACGCTGGAGGAAGCGAAACGCGAGGTGCTCAAGCCGCTGTGCTTCGCCAACCTGATGGTGCGCCTCGACCACGCGGACGGCTCGGTCGCCGGCGCGGTCCACACCACCGCCGACGTGGTGCGCCACGCGATCCAGATCATCGGCGTCGACCCGTCGTTCAAGCTGGTTTCGAGCTTCTTTTTAATGATGCTCTGCGAGCCCTTCCACACGCTGAAGGGCGGGCTGATCTTTTCCGACTGCGGACTGGTGGTCGACCCCGACGCACACGAACTGTCCGAGATCGCGATGGCTGCGGCCGACAGCGCCCGCAGCCTGCTGATGGACGAGCCGCGCGTCGCGATGCTGTCGTTCTCGACCAGCGGCAGCGCCAAGCACGCGGCGGTCGACAAGGTGGTCGAGGCGGCGCGCCGGGTCAGGGAACTGCGCCCCGGCCTCGCGATCGACGGCGACGTGCAGCTCGACGCGGCGATCGTCGCGGAGATCGCGAACCGCAAGGTCGATAACTCGGCGGTGAAGGGCCGCGCCAACGTGCTCGTTTTTCCCAGCCTCGAGGCCGGCAATATCGGCTACAAGTTGGCCGAGCGCGTCGGCGGCGCGAAGGCGATCGGTCCTCTGCTGCAGGGCCTGCAAAAACCGGCCAACGACCTGTCGCGCGGCTGTAGCGCCGACGACGTCTTCTACGTCATCGCCGTGACCGTGGTCCAGGCGCAGACCGCCGCCGAACGACTGCCGGACGAAAAGCGATCATGA